The Deltaproteobacteria bacterium genome contains a region encoding:
- a CDS encoding Rho termination factor N-terminal domain-containing protein, whose amino-acid sequence MKFNDIRKKAKELNINTYRMKKTDMIRSIQRAENNPECYGTPRVKDCNEERCLWRPDCLEYSENED is encoded by the coding sequence ATGAAATTCAATGATATTCGAAAGAAAGCCAAGGAGTTGAACATCAACACCTATCGGATGAAAAAGACGGACATGATTCGCAGTATCCAGCGAGCGGAAAACAATCCGGAGTGCTACGGTACGCCCAGGGTGAAAGATTGCAATGAGGAGCGCTGCCTGTGGCGTCCCGACTGCCTCGAGTATTCAGAAAACGAAGATTGA
- a CDS encoding DUF2950 domain-containing protein: protein MKITRSFCRNRRYLPVSVCMIAAVVLVLGTSTAAFSEVTSQKSFSSPEEAVASLVAAVHGHDIPGMTAILGPGSEELVSSGDHAADKVNREKFLKAYEQKNRLQEETPGKVTLYIGVNDWPMPIPIVKADAKWAFDAREGREEILNRRIGRNELYIIDVLHAYVDAQHEYATRDREGAGAVEFAERLVSTHGKHDGLYWEVKEGEDPSPLGPLVAQAAEEGYANEDLSPFHGYYFKILKKQGEHANGGAFDYVVQGKMILGFGLVAYPAEYGNSGIMTFIVNQEGVIHQKNLGEDTKDIAQAMDVFDPDASWTRAEQPSKEE, encoded by the coding sequence ATGAAGATCACACGGTCTTTTTGCAGAAACAGGCGCTATCTTCCCGTATCGGTCTGCATGATCGCTGCCGTAGTTCTCGTGCTCGGGACTTCCACTGCGGCGTTTTCGGAGGTAACGTCGCAAAAGAGCTTTTCATCACCGGAGGAAGCAGTGGCCTCTTTGGTGGCTGCGGTCCATGGTCACGACATACCGGGGATGACGGCCATTCTTGGGCCCGGTAGCGAGGAACTGGTCTCTTCAGGCGATCATGCGGCGGACAAGGTCAACCGCGAGAAATTCCTCAAGGCTTATGAACAGAAAAACAGGCTCCAGGAGGAAACCCCGGGCAAGGTGACCCTGTATATAGGCGTAAACGATTGGCCCATGCCTATCCCGATCGTTAAAGCAGATGCCAAGTGGGCGTTCGACGCAAGGGAAGGACGAGAAGAAATCCTGAACCGTAGAATAGGCAGAAACGAGCTGTATATCATTGATGTGCTGCACGCCTACGTGGACGCTCAGCACGAATACGCGACCAGGGACAGGGAGGGCGCGGGGGCCGTGGAATTCGCCGAGCGGCTGGTGAGCACCCACGGGAAACACGATGGACTCTACTGGGAAGTGAAGGAAGGAGAGGATCCGAGTCCTCTCGGACCACTGGTGGCGCAGGCCGCGGAGGAAGGTTACGCCAACGAGGATCTTTCCCCGTTCCACGGTTACTACTTCAAGATACTGAAGAAACAGGGAGAGCATGCCAATGGAGGAGCGTTCGACTATGTGGTGCAGGGCAAGATGATCCTCGGTTTCGGACTCGTCGCCTATCCTGCCGAATACGGCAATTCGGGGATCATGACCTTTATCGTGAATCAGGAGGGAGTCATCCACCAGAAGAACCTTGGTGAAGACACGAAGGACATCGCTCAGGCCATGGACGTATTCGATCCTGACGCGAGTTGGACGAGAGCGGAGCAACCGTCCAAAGAGGAATAA
- a CDS encoding AhpC/TSA family protein — protein sequence MELEALEEAHAKIRSLGASLVMISPQTEKHCREFKEEKGLSMELLSDPGNRVAEQYGLVYIYPGDLKKAYLQLGIDLEKYNGDDSWRLPIPARYIIDKDHVIRYVVANADHTVRTDPEHTIRALKGMVG from the coding sequence CTGGAGCTGGAAGCTCTTGAAGAGGCCCACGCGAAAATCAGGTCCTTGGGCGCTTCTTTGGTGATGATTTCTCCGCAGACGGAAAAGCACTGCCGGGAGTTTAAGGAAGAAAAGGGACTCAGCATGGAGCTCCTGAGCGATCCCGGAAACCGGGTGGCCGAGCAGTACGGACTCGTTTACATTTATCCCGGTGACCTGAAAAAGGCCTACCTGCAGTTGGGAATCGACCTCGAAAAGTACAACGGAGATGATTCCTGGAGGTTGCCCATACCGGCCCGTTACATTATCGACAAGGACCATGTCATCCGATACGTGGTTGCAAACGCGGATCACACCGTCAGGACTGATCCGGAGCATACCATCAGAGCTCTCAAGGGGATGGTAGGCTGA
- a CDS encoding DUF3300 domain-containing protein, whose translation MRSLRMIMGGLALMMIGMLAMPAGIPAQYTEEETDSAPGFTEAELAQMLAPIALYPDSLIAEILMASTYPLEVVEAERWLRQNQGLTGEALDRALQDMDWDPSVKSLGHFPDVFFAMSDKLDQTTTLGDAYLAQQDDVMATIQTLRRKAEEQGNLNTTQQQKVIVEREYIRIEPTEPDVIYVPVYNPLYVYGSWRYPSYRPWYWYHPPGVIVTGGHIVFGRGFSIGIGIFSWSWFDWPARHIYVDYDRWPYHRPRHVVYPSGGHYWRHHPDHRRGVAYRDRRTSEHFGQRRSERSFDDREKRGYPERTPGYREQERNQRDERRQGMEREPVRREHSERNYNMRPNEPSQRTYREQNRQFEPRERVERERAPGAAREETSFGGIGHGNYERRAGERGAESRRSTVSTPQGNRTGGQTGGSRDGFYQHGGSQSGGHRR comes from the coding sequence GTGAGATCTCTACGAATGATCATGGGAGGGTTGGCGTTGATGATGATCGGCATGCTGGCGATGCCCGCCGGCATTCCGGCGCAATACACGGAGGAGGAGACCGATTCCGCCCCGGGATTCACGGAAGCGGAGCTGGCTCAGATGCTTGCGCCCATAGCGCTGTATCCCGATTCGCTGATCGCCGAGATACTGATGGCCTCGACGTATCCTCTCGAGGTGGTCGAAGCCGAACGCTGGCTGCGCCAAAATCAGGGACTGACAGGCGAAGCGCTGGATAGAGCCTTGCAAGACATGGACTGGGATCCGAGTGTAAAATCGCTCGGCCATTTTCCGGATGTGTTCTTCGCCATGAGCGACAAACTCGATCAGACAACGACGCTCGGGGACGCCTATCTGGCTCAACAGGATGACGTGATGGCGACCATCCAGACGTTGCGAAGAAAAGCGGAGGAACAAGGAAACCTTAACACTACCCAGCAACAGAAGGTGATCGTTGAAAGAGAATACATCCGTATCGAACCGACTGAGCCCGATGTGATCTACGTTCCGGTGTACAACCCGTTGTACGTATATGGTTCGTGGAGATATCCCTCGTATCGGCCCTGGTACTGGTATCACCCCCCCGGTGTGATTGTCACGGGGGGGCATATCGTGTTCGGCCGCGGTTTTTCCATTGGCATCGGAATCTTCTCGTGGAGCTGGTTCGATTGGCCCGCCCGTCATATTTACGTCGACTATGACCGGTGGCCGTATCATCGCCCGCGCCACGTGGTTTATCCCTCCGGCGGGCATTACTGGCGGCATCACCCGGACCACAGACGAGGAGTTGCTTACAGGGACAGGAGGACGAGCGAGCATTTCGGACAGCGAAGGTCGGAAAGATCCTTCGATGACCGGGAAAAACGAGGGTATCCCGAGAGAACCCCTGGGTATCGAGAACAGGAACGCAACCAGAGGGACGAGAGGCGGCAGGGAATGGAACGCGAACCCGTCCGCAGGGAGCATTCCGAGAGAAACTACAATATGAGACCGAACGAACCGTCGCAGAGAACCTACAGAGAGCAGAACAGGCAGTTTGAGCCGCGGGAAAGGGTGGAACGGGAAAGAGCACCCGGCGCTGCGCGAGAGGAAACCTCCTTCGGAGGAATCGGCCACGGGAACTATGAACGCAGGGCCGGCGAACGCGGAGCTGAAAGCCGACGCAGCACTGTATCGACACCTCAAGGCAACCGCACAGGGGGCCAAACGGGGGGATCGCGGGATGGCTTCTACCAGCACGGCGGCTCTCAAAGCGGAGGCCACCGCAGGTAG